In one window of Chelmon rostratus isolate fCheRos1 chromosome 19, fCheRos1.pri, whole genome shotgun sequence DNA:
- the clic3 gene encoding chloride intracellular channel protein 3 produces MAEGPKIELFVKASGDAESVGNCPFCQRLFMILWLKGANFTLTTVDMKRAPDVLKTLAPGSQPPFLIYNEEVKTDTNKIEEFLEETLAPPEYPKLCCRYKQSNGAGEDIFRKFSAYIKNPNPGLNDMLEKKFLSTLVKLNMYLETPLPYELDQNPDATESSRRYLDGDTLTLADCNLLPKLNIVKVVCKEYRDFAIPTQLKGLTRYLDNAYKQDEFRYTCPNDSEILSAYESVAKYLNKPVKTER; encoded by the exons ATGGCAGAGGGCCCGAAGATTGAACTCTTCGTTAAG GCCAGTGGTGACGCTGAGAGTGTGGGGAACTGTCCTTTCTGCCAGAGGCTCTTCATGATTCTGTGGTTAAAAGGGGCCAACTTTACCCTCACCACTGTGGATATGAAGAG GGCACCAGATGTGCTGAAGACTTTGGCTCCAGGCTCTCAGCCTCCCTTCCTCATCTACAACGAAGAGGTCAAAACAGACACTAACAAGATTGAGGAGTTCTTGGAGGAGACCTTAGCCCCGCCAGA GTATCCAAAATTGTGCTGTCGGTACAAACAGTCCAACGGCGCTGGAGAAGACATCTTCCGAAAATTCTCAGCATACATCAAGAATCCCAACCCTGGATTAAATGACA tgcTGGAGAAGAAATTTCTTTCAACTCTGGTGAAGCTTAACATGTACCTAGAGACACCTCTCCCTTATGAGCTGGACCAGAACCCAGATGCCACTGAGTCCTCACGCCGTTACCTGGACGGTGACACCCTCACCTTGGCAGACTGCAACCTGCTTCCCAAACTCAACATTGTCAAG GTGGTCTGTAAGGAGTATCGAGACTTTGCCATCCCTACTCAGCTGAAAGGTCTGACACGTTACCTGGATAATGCCTACAAACAGGATGAGTTTCGTTACACCTGCCCAAATGACTCAGAGATCCTCAGTGCCTATGAATCTGTGGCAAAGTACCTGAACAAGCCTGtcaagacagagagatga